One Gemmatimonadaceae bacterium genomic window carries:
- a CDS encoding MotA/TolQ/ExbB proton channel family protein, producing MNMSMMELYQSMGWFAKGIVFTLLGMSAFSFTVLFSKWWAMRKAQVETRKFAPEFSQFLEEDNLGEAIKLAEGYKKSHVARVLGGALSEIRPLIQDGSVTVADINSAERAVEREMLMTIVDLKRGLGVLATVGATSPFVGLLGTTMGIVNSFTGMATSGAGGISAIAAGVAEALITTAIGIGVAIPAVWAFNYFQTKIDNLTAEMTYTSKEMIDYLIKGVSGEFGRSRFTREFNTASGQAISQ from the coding sequence ATGAACATGTCGATGATGGAGCTGTACCAGTCGATGGGTTGGTTCGCCAAGGGTATCGTGTTCACCCTGCTGGGCATGTCGGCCTTCTCGTTTACCGTGCTGTTCTCGAAGTGGTGGGCCATGCGCAAGGCGCAGGTCGAGACGCGCAAGTTTGCGCCCGAGTTCTCGCAGTTCCTGGAAGAAGACAATCTCGGCGAAGCGATCAAGCTGGCCGAAGGCTATAAGAAGTCGCACGTGGCGCGCGTGCTCGGTGGTGCGCTGTCCGAAATCCGCCCGCTCATTCAGGATGGCTCGGTGACGGTGGCCGACATCAACTCGGCCGAACGTGCGGTCGAACGTGAAATGCTGATGACGATCGTCGATCTCAAGCGCGGCCTGGGCGTTCTCGCGACGGTGGGTGCCACCTCGCCGTTCGTGGGTCTGCTGGGCACCACGATGGGCATCGTGAACTCGTTCACCGGTATGGCCACGTCGGGCGCCGGCGGTATCTCCGCCATTGCGGCCGGTGTCGCCGAGGCCCTCATCACGACGGCTATCGGTATCGGTGTCGCCATTCCCGCCGTGTGGGCGTTCAACTACTTCCAGACGAAGATCGACAATCTGACGGCCGAGATGACGTACACGTCGAAGGAAATGATCGACTATCTCATCAAGGGTGTCTCGGGTGAGTTCGGCCGCTCGCGCTTCACGCGTGAGTTCAACACGGCCAGCGGCCAGGCGATCTCGCAGTAA
- a CDS encoding biopolymer transporter ExbD: MGMSVGGGGGVKAEPNVTPMIDVMLVLLIIFMITIPQINAGFKAVPPEGQNLKPHPEEDGDQVLGIDDQGRYYLNKKPIRNEDAPALVGEIFLKERPDYIMYIKAHKDLEYLKVINALDMLSRNGVRVAALITDQTPNTESLIESDKILGSKKED; this comes from the coding sequence ATGGGAATGAGCGTTGGCGGCGGGGGCGGCGTAAAGGCCGAACCAAACGTCACCCCCATGATCGACGTCATGCTCGTGCTGCTGATCATCTTCATGATCACCATTCCGCAGATCAACGCGGGATTCAAGGCGGTCCCGCCGGAAGGGCAGAATCTCAAGCCTCATCCGGAAGAAGATGGTGATCAGGTGCTCGGCATTGACGATCAGGGACGGTATTACCTGAACAAGAAACCGATCCGCAACGAGGATGCCCCGGCGCTGGTCGGGGAGATTTTCCTCAAGGAGCGTCCGGACTACATCATGTACATCAAGGCCCATAAGGACCTGGAGTACCTGAAGGTCATCAACGCGCTCGACATGCTCTCACGGAATGGTGTCCGCGTGGCGGCACTGATCACGGACCAGACGCCGAATACCGAATCGCTGATCGAGAGCGACAAGATTCTCGGCTCCAAGAAGGAGGACTAG
- a CDS encoding redoxin domain-containing protein, with protein MTTAAINPIRVGDIAPDFNLWSTAGINVTLSSFRGQSLVLVAFFPLAFTSTCTAELCGFSEDFDVFGAEGVEVLPISVDAVPSLKEFRNKYDMKVHLLSDFRRAASRGFGVMREDTLVAVRSYFLIDQAGVVRWAHVEEKSGQKRENSEIHAAIKAVTG; from the coding sequence ATGACAACGGCAGCCATCAACCCAATCAGAGTCGGCGATATCGCGCCAGATTTCAACTTGTGGTCAACCGCCGGAATAAATGTGACATTGTCCAGTTTTCGCGGACAGTCGCTGGTGCTGGTGGCATTCTTTCCATTGGCGTTCACCAGTACCTGTACCGCGGAACTGTGCGGGTTCAGCGAAGACTTCGATGTCTTTGGCGCCGAAGGCGTGGAAGTCCTTCCAATCAGTGTAGATGCGGTCCCATCCCTCAAGGAGTTTCGCAACAAGTATGACATGAAAGTGCACCTCTTGTCTGACTTCAGGCGTGCGGCATCTCGAGGCTTTGGTGTGATGCGTGAAGACACCCTCGTCGCCGTGCGTTCATACTTCCTGATTGACCAGGCAGGCGTGGTGCGATGGGCACATGTCGAGGAGAAAAGCGGTCAGAAGCGCGAGAACTCCGAGATTCATGCCGCGATCAAAGCGGTCACTGGCTGA
- a CDS encoding HAMP domain-containing histidine kinase, which translates to MWSIRGRLTSAYAAAMMATLVLYSLTLLSVRRTTLMNALHQRVAAEADQVVRAVSLARSSGMEAVIAEDDPLAVRRVSIRMTLFLSLLEGYVLVQDSSGYDIYASPSVQSLSVEGRETFSRAARNDVPNGTTRLVVTRDDDVLLAAREAPLGKDSHYRVFAGLSTSSVSYTPRDLVSTMLVIAPLLLGVSLTFAYIIAGRSFRPIDRLVDQAEAISDGRSLHRRLNIGAAGQELARLAGTLNEMIGRLETTFGALRRFTADASHELKTPLAVMRVDVERAMSSTASANDKAIALEEALEQVTRMADLVDSLLTLARADEGRFDLFREPVPLAPVVREVVETARLLGEDAELEIDAPHIEEAEVLGDLTRLRQLMLNLVTNAIKYTPRGGHVTIALIRGEEVVSLTVEDTGIGIAAADLPYVFERFWRADRVRSRASERGGFGLGLAICQWIAQAHGGQLTVQSRLGRGSTFTVTLPLAGAPGSGMTGEYPATMPDESIESS; encoded by the coding sequence GTGTGGTCCATCAGAGGTCGGCTGACGTCGGCGTATGCCGCGGCCATGATGGCCACGCTGGTGCTGTATTCGCTGACGTTGTTGTCGGTGCGACGAACCACGCTGATGAATGCGCTGCACCAGCGCGTGGCGGCGGAAGCCGACCAGGTGGTGCGTGCGGTGAGCCTGGCGCGTTCGAGCGGCATGGAAGCCGTCATCGCGGAAGACGATCCCTTGGCCGTGCGACGGGTCTCGATTCGCATGACGCTGTTCCTGTCGCTGCTGGAAGGCTACGTGCTGGTACAGGACAGCTCGGGGTACGACATCTACGCCTCGCCGTCGGTCCAGTCGCTCTCCGTCGAAGGGCGCGAAACGTTCAGCCGGGCGGCGCGCAACGACGTGCCCAACGGCACGACGCGACTGGTCGTGACGCGCGATGATGATGTGCTGCTGGCGGCGCGGGAGGCGCCCCTGGGCAAGGACTCGCACTATCGCGTGTTCGCGGGACTCAGCACCTCCAGCGTCAGCTACACGCCGCGCGATCTGGTGTCGACGATGCTGGTGATCGCGCCGCTGTTGCTGGGCGTCTCGCTCACCTTCGCCTATATCATCGCCGGCCGCTCGTTCCGGCCCATCGATCGACTGGTCGATCAGGCCGAGGCCATCAGTGATGGCCGCTCACTGCATCGTCGTCTCAATATCGGGGCCGCCGGACAGGAGCTCGCGCGACTGGCCGGCACCCTCAACGAAATGATCGGGCGCCTGGAAACCACCTTCGGCGCGCTGCGGCGGTTCACCGCCGATGCCAGTCACGAACTGAAGACACCGCTGGCCGTCATGCGCGTGGACGTGGAGCGCGCCATGTCGTCAACGGCCAGTGCCAACGACAAGGCGATCGCACTGGAGGAAGCGCTTGAGCAGGTGACGCGCATGGCCGACCTGGTGGATTCACTGCTGACCCTGGCGCGCGCCGACGAAGGCCGATTCGACTTGTTTCGCGAACCCGTACCGCTGGCGCCCGTGGTGCGAGAGGTCGTGGAGACGGCGCGGTTGCTGGGGGAGGACGCCGAGCTCGAAATTGATGCGCCGCACATCGAGGAGGCCGAAGTCCTTGGTGACCTCACGCGCCTGCGGCAGCTGATGCTGAACCTGGTGACCAACGCCATCAAGTACACGCCGCGTGGCGGTCACGTGACCATCGCGCTGATACGCGGCGAGGAAGTGGTCAGTCTCACGGTGGAAGATACGGGGATCGGCATCGCAGCCGCAGATCTGCCCTACGTGTTCGAACGATTCTGGCGCGCTGATCGCGTCCGCTCTCGCGCGTCGGAACGAGGGGGATTCGGACTGGGCCTCGCGATTTGCCAGTGGATTGCGCAAGCGCACGGCGGCCAGCTCACGGTGCAATCGCGACTCGGACGCGGCAGCACATTCACGGTGACGTTGCCGCTGGCGGGTGCGCCCGGCTCCGGCATGACTGGCGAGTACCCGGCGACGATGCCGGACGAGAGCATCGAATCGTCATGA
- a CDS encoding PAS domain-containing protein yields MKSDSTLAELAALLGETSASSTPESLRLVSDKLRGRLEVLTPDERAVSAVCADLLALVAARTDQLRVLEAELHARVNEVASQRTFIECVVDSLPFGLYVVDREYRIHAWNHKRETGLQGVARTDAIGRTIFEVLHRQPASLLKREFDEVFATGRLQQFQMESDAFGDTRTFRISKIPMSVDGEAVSHVITVGEDITDWRAAIDRTAQSEKLAALGQLAAGVMHEINNPLATIAACGESLSLHAELAAALPPGAPVPGANPTEMLRIIDLEVHRCKRIVNGLLDFARPKPAQRETLDLNAVVRQGLFLLQHHPRYKRVKMVTEIEESRPLLVAGDADQLVQVLIALAMNALDATPEGAKIIIRTTTLRGETGVPSVALEVADEGPGIPRALQSKVFEPFFTTKPQGQGTGLGLAICYGIVMDHAGQLELVSGEGHGATFRVLLPEVTLLSGAVA; encoded by the coding sequence ATGAAGTCCGATTCGACCCTCGCCGAGCTCGCCGCACTCTTGGGCGAAACGTCGGCGTCGTCCACGCCCGAATCGCTGCGGCTGGTCTCGGACAAATTGCGAGGCCGTCTTGAGGTTCTCACGCCTGACGAGCGCGCAGTTTCTGCCGTGTGCGCTGACCTGCTGGCGCTGGTGGCCGCCCGCACCGACCAACTGCGGGTGCTGGAAGCCGAGCTTCATGCGCGGGTAAATGAAGTGGCCAGCCAGCGGACCTTCATCGAATGCGTCGTCGACTCGCTGCCGTTCGGCCTGTATGTGGTCGATCGCGAGTACCGCATCCATGCCTGGAATCACAAGCGCGAGACCGGTCTCCAGGGTGTGGCTCGTACCGACGCCATTGGCCGGACGATCTTCGAGGTCCTGCATCGCCAGCCGGCCTCGCTGCTCAAGCGCGAGTTTGACGAGGTGTTCGCCACCGGGCGCCTGCAGCAGTTCCAAATGGAAAGTGACGCCTTTGGCGACACCCGGACGTTCCGGATTTCCAAGATCCCCATGAGCGTCGATGGTGAGGCCGTCAGCCATGTGATCACCGTGGGGGAGGATATCACGGATTGGCGCGCGGCTATAGACCGCACGGCGCAATCGGAGAAGCTGGCGGCCCTTGGGCAGCTGGCGGCTGGGGTCATGCACGAGATCAACAATCCGCTGGCCACTATCGCGGCCTGTGGCGAGTCGCTGTCCCTGCACGCCGAGTTGGCGGCCGCGCTGCCGCCCGGCGCACCGGTGCCAGGGGCCAACCCCACCGAGATGCTGCGGATCATTGACCTGGAAGTGCATCGCTGCAAGCGCATCGTGAACGGGCTGCTGGACTTTGCGCGACCCAAGCCCGCCCAGCGCGAAACGCTGGACCTCAATGCCGTGGTGCGGCAGGGGCTCTTCCTGCTGCAGCACCATCCGCGATACAAGCGGGTGAAGATGGTCACGGAAATCGAGGAGTCGCGCCCGTTGTTGGTGGCCGGCGATGCCGATCAATTGGTGCAGGTGCTCATCGCCCTGGCGATGAATGCCCTGGACGCGACACCGGAGGGCGCGAAGATCATCATTCGCACCACCACGTTGCGTGGCGAAACCGGGGTGCCCAGTGTCGCGCTCGAGGTGGCCGATGAGGGCCCCGGCATCCCGCGGGCGTTGCAGTCCAAGGTGTTTGAACCGTTCTTCACCACCAAGCCACAGGGGCAGGGAACGGGACTCGGATTGGCCATCTGTTACGGCATCGTTATGGACCACGCGGGCCAGCTTGAGCTCGTGAGTGGCGAAGGGCATGGCGCCACATTTCGGGTGCTGCTGCCGGAAGTGACGCTGCTGAGTGGTGCCGTCGCATGA
- a CDS encoding energy transducer TonB: protein MPMDPETPYTPIPFNAPPPQPAPGERGRYRPPIGIPVSKGRRIGGMLVSIAMHILVILLLIVPFTSPELIREVMGAGGPGPAGGGGGGNRGTGGQPKSERLQYVRVAPAPAPQVLPPLVKPPEVKPIVPPPVVPPPTPQAKPTAPTTPAADAAEVKSAVAGSGGGSGTDGSAGSGPGSGGGIGAGVGTGRGSSVGPGTGGGPGTIYPPAPIELFLPPMPIPGKAKGEVVVQFDVDSTGRVLDIQFTPTKDGNYNRKLSEAFRSVRFRPATNGLGVPVRAKYEVVYSL from the coding sequence TTGCCAATGGACCCAGAAACGCCCTACACACCCATTCCGTTTAACGCGCCGCCGCCGCAGCCAGCACCTGGCGAGCGCGGGCGCTATCGGCCGCCCATCGGCATTCCGGTATCCAAGGGACGCCGCATCGGCGGCATGCTGGTTTCGATCGCCATGCACATCCTGGTGATCCTGCTGCTGATTGTCCCCTTCACGTCGCCTGAGTTGATTCGCGAAGTCATGGGCGCGGGTGGTCCCGGTCCGGCGGGCGGCGGCGGCGGTGGAAATCGTGGCACGGGTGGCCAGCCCAAGTCCGAGCGTCTGCAGTACGTACGGGTCGCGCCGGCACCAGCCCCTCAGGTGCTGCCCCCACTGGTGAAGCCTCCGGAAGTCAAACCCATTGTGCCGCCGCCGGTGGTGCCGCCACCCACGCCTCAGGCCAAGCCGACCGCTCCGACAACGCCGGCCGCTGATGCCGCCGAAGTGAAGTCGGCCGTGGCGGGCAGCGGCGGAGGTTCCGGTACTGATGGCAGCGCAGGGTCCGGTCCCGGCAGCGGGGGGGGCATTGGAGCCGGTGTAGGAACGGGGCGGGGCAGTTCCGTGGGGCCCGGCACGGGTGGTGGACCAGGCACCATCTATCCGCCCGCGCCGATCGAGCTATTCCTGCCGCCTATGCCCATCCCCGGAAAGGCCAAAGGGGAAGTGGTGGTGCAATTCGATGTCGATTCCACCGGGAGGGTGCTGGACATCCAGTTTACGCCCACCAAAGACGGCAATTACAATCGGAAACTCAGTGAAGCGTTCCGGTCGGTCCGCTTTCGGCCGGCGACCAATGGATTGGGTGTGCCCGTACGCGCCAAGTACGAAGTCGTCTACTCGCTCTGA
- a CDS encoding energy transducer TonB, whose translation MFQLLLESNAASTPRVGGSLVSTIGHVALVAAAVALTASPPERIAPPEEHPLTWVPIPPPPVLPSPPIDRVFQNTSSSPSAYGTPSLTTVIDIPIGLPAIDLNGPATQSTDFSGGPRGMPDGSGHSNAIGSGEAGTYSAEQVEKPVVLRPGARVPVYPDVLRSMGLSGTVVVEFVVDTLGRVEPTSLQTLQADHDLFSVAVGRVVPTLRFIPAEVSGRKVRQRVRLPFRFDLHS comes from the coding sequence ATGTTCCAGCTCCTGCTCGAATCCAATGCCGCATCGACCCCACGCGTCGGCGGATCGCTCGTCTCGACCATTGGGCATGTCGCGCTGGTGGCGGCGGCTGTGGCGCTGACGGCCTCGCCGCCCGAACGCATCGCACCGCCCGAAGAGCACCCGCTCACCTGGGTGCCCATCCCACCGCCGCCTGTGCTGCCATCTCCGCCGATCGATCGGGTATTCCAGAATACTTCGTCGTCACCCTCGGCCTATGGCACGCCCAGCCTGACGACCGTCATCGATATTCCGATTGGACTTCCCGCCATCGACCTGAACGGCCCTGCGACGCAATCGACCGACTTTTCAGGCGGGCCGCGCGGGATGCCAGACGGTAGCGGACACAGCAACGCCATCGGCTCCGGTGAGGCGGGAACCTATTCGGCCGAACAGGTTGAAAAGCCGGTGGTGCTGCGTCCGGGCGCGCGTGTTCCGGTCTATCCGGACGTGCTGCGTTCGATGGGTCTCTCCGGCACGGTGGTGGTCGAATTTGTCGTCGACACACTGGGACGCGTTGAACCGACCTCGCTGCAGACCCTCCAGGCTGACCACGATCTCTTTTCGGTCGCCGTCGGTCGGGTGGTGCCCACCCTCCGTTTTATCCCGGCAGAAGTGTCGGGGCGCAAGGTCCGGCAACGGGTGCGGCTGCCATTCCGCTTCGACCTGCATTCCTGA
- a CDS encoding TonB family protein, translating into MFNNLLESKAKKQKRLGGTTTSIVAHAVVITALVIVTANAGIKNDKVKEEKVDFVEVKKDEPKPPEPEKPPPPPDAVVAPPPPKGFQVLSAPVEIPNVIPDIDLSKKVTDEADFSGKGVAGGVAKGVEGGKGPVPQGDQPYFDFQVEKPVVMAPGTQGPAYPDMLRSAGIEGQVLAQFVVDTTGRAEMSSFKPLKSDNDLFTNAVKNALQRMRFLPAEVGGRKVKQLVQQPFQFSLNR; encoded by the coding sequence ATGTTCAACAACCTGCTTGAATCGAAGGCGAAGAAGCAGAAGCGCTTAGGTGGGACTACGACGTCGATTGTGGCACACGCCGTAGTGATCACTGCCCTTGTCATTGTCACGGCGAATGCCGGGATCAAGAATGACAAGGTCAAGGAAGAGAAGGTGGACTTTGTCGAGGTCAAAAAGGACGAGCCCAAGCCGCCCGAGCCCGAGAAGCCACCCCCACCACCAGACGCTGTCGTCGCGCCGCCGCCGCCGAAGGGATTTCAGGTGCTGTCGGCACCCGTAGAGATCCCCAACGTGATTCCGGATATCGACTTGTCGAAGAAGGTGACCGACGAGGCCGACTTTTCGGGTAAGGGCGTCGCGGGTGGTGTTGCCAAAGGTGTCGAAGGTGGCAAGGGACCGGTTCCCCAGGGTGATCAACCCTACTTCGACTTCCAGGTGGAAAAGCCGGTCGTGATGGCGCCAGGCACACAAGGGCCGGCCTATCCCGACATGCTACGCTCAGCCGGTATCGAAGGGCAGGTGCTCGCACAGTTCGTCGTTGACACAACCGGTCGGGCCGAGATGAGCAGCTTCAAGCCGCTCAAGTCGGACAACGACCTGTTCACCAACGCTGTGAAGAACGCGCTGCAGCGCATGCGCTTCCTGCCGGCCGAAGTCGGTGGCCGTAAGGTGAAGCAATTGGTGCAGCAGCCGTTCCAGTTCTCGTTGAACCGCTAG
- a CDS encoding sigma-54-dependent Fis family transcriptional regulator: MTIPQTPARGAESLSPIRVLLAEDETHLGTILEQYLTARGFAVTIVRNGRDALDRLRAETFDVALLDIVMPELDGLEVLRQVREEPLPPEIIVITGNGTIETAIAALKLGAYDFLSKPYRMAEIDALVRRAWEKRMLTRDNHVLQSRLRRSTGAPRFVTQYAPLVAVLSLIERVAPSASPVLISGESGTGKDLVARLLHEHGGRPDGPFIDLNCAALAEPLLETELFGVEKGAFPGADQRKLGLIELAAGGTLYLDNVGDLDLKLQGKLVRALETGAFYRVGGTQKVEVQVRIVASTTRDLSRMAAAGGFRDDLLHRINTIRVALPPLRERLTDVPLLAEHFLSQFGSGAPPLITPDALSVLERYRWPGNVRELRNVIERAVLLTTDGSIRASDLPLGTDVGAAGRATPTAMVTLEELERRHIGDVLERTQWHQGRAAALLGISPKTLYRKIREFGFHRPSGRT, from the coding sequence ATGACGATTCCGCAGACTCCGGCGCGCGGCGCGGAAAGTCTTTCGCCAATTCGGGTGTTGCTGGCCGAAGACGAGACGCACCTCGGGACGATTCTCGAGCAATACCTGACGGCGCGTGGCTTCGCGGTGACGATCGTGCGCAACGGACGCGACGCCCTCGACCGTCTGCGCGCGGAAACATTTGATGTGGCGCTGCTGGACATCGTGATGCCCGAACTTGACGGGTTGGAAGTCCTGCGCCAGGTCCGCGAAGAACCGTTGCCCCCGGAGATCATCGTCATCACCGGGAACGGCACCATTGAGACGGCCATCGCGGCACTCAAGCTGGGAGCGTACGACTTTCTGTCCAAACCATACCGCATGGCGGAAATCGATGCGCTGGTGCGACGGGCGTGGGAAAAGCGTATGCTCACGCGCGACAATCATGTGCTGCAGTCCCGGCTTCGCCGTTCCACTGGCGCGCCGCGCTTCGTTACTCAGTATGCGCCATTGGTGGCGGTGCTCTCGCTGATTGAGCGTGTGGCGCCGAGCGCTTCACCCGTACTCATCAGCGGAGAGTCGGGGACGGGCAAGGATCTTGTCGCCCGTTTGCTGCATGAACATGGCGGGCGCCCCGACGGACCGTTCATCGATCTCAATTGTGCCGCGCTGGCAGAGCCGCTGCTGGAGACGGAATTGTTTGGCGTCGAGAAGGGTGCGTTCCCCGGAGCGGATCAGCGCAAGCTGGGGCTCATCGAGTTGGCCGCAGGTGGAACGCTGTATCTGGACAACGTCGGCGATCTTGATCTCAAGTTGCAGGGCAAGTTGGTACGCGCGCTCGAGACCGGCGCGTTTTACCGCGTGGGCGGGACGCAGAAGGTCGAAGTGCAGGTGCGTATTGTCGCCTCCACCACGCGTGATCTGTCGCGCATGGCGGCGGCTGGCGGATTTCGTGACGACTTGCTGCATCGCATCAACACGATTCGTGTGGCGCTTCCGCCATTGCGCGAACGCCTGACGGATGTGCCGCTGCTGGCCGAACATTTCCTCTCGCAGTTCGGGAGTGGTGCGCCACCGCTGATCACCCCCGATGCCCTGTCGGTGCTGGAGCGCTATCGATGGCCGGGGAATGTGCGTGAGTTGCGCAACGTGATTGAACGCGCGGTTCTGCTTACCACGGACGGCAGCATTCGGGCGTCGGATCTGCCATTGGGGACCGATGTGGGCGCCGCCGGCCGAGCCACACCCACGGCCATGGTCACGCTCGAGGAACTCGAGCGCCGGCATATCGGCGACGTCCTTGAACGGACGCAGTGGCATCAGGGGCGCGCGGCCGCTCTGTTGGGTATTTCCCCCAAGACACTGTATCGGAAGATCCGGGAATTCGGCTTCCACCGGCCATCGGGCCGCACCTGA
- a CDS encoding biopolymer transporter ExbD gives MSMSTGGGGSNLNNDMNVTPMIDVLLVLLIIFMMIIPMSRKALDTQLPDPTPQPNSVPNPDQIVLEVLPDNKFAINKEPIEKAQLFTKLKSIYDPRPEKIIFVKGDTTVKYSSVIWAMDQARGAGVKVIGVPPK, from the coding sequence ATGAGCATGTCGACGGGTGGTGGAGGCAGCAATCTCAACAACGACATGAACGTCACGCCGATGATCGACGTGCTCCTGGTGTTGCTCATCATCTTCATGATGATCATCCCCATGAGCCGAAAGGCGCTTGACACCCAGTTGCCGGACCCGACGCCGCAGCCGAATTCGGTGCCAAACCCGGATCAGATTGTGCTGGAAGTCCTCCCGGACAACAAGTTTGCGATCAACAAGGAACCGATCGAGAAGGCGCAGCTGTTCACCAAGCTGAAGTCCATTTACGATCCGCGTCCCGAGAAGATCATTTTCGTGAAGGGCGATACGACGGTGAAGTACTCCAGTGTCATCTGGGCGATGGATCAGGCCCGCGGCGCTGGCGTGAAGGTGATCGGCGTTCCACCGAAATGA